AAGTATAAACTATTTTTTAATTGACCAAATGTTTTGGAGAAAAATTTAAAACTTTTTTTCGTAAGCCTTAATCTCCGCTAAATTCAATCCTAATCTTCTACTCCGCTCCCCGCTTCTCTCGATTTGGGATTGCAAAGATACAACTAATCTTGAATCTGCAAAATGTTTTGTGAAGTTTTTTTTTAAGCATTTCTGAAAGCTATCCAAAATCCTAAACAACATCTCGGTCTCTTATAATTCAACTACTGCGCTTCCCCTCATTTGGGACTGCAAAGATACGCCATTTATCTCCCATTCCAAATCATCCAATCATTATTTTCTCGCATAAGTCACAACTCCCTGAACCAGAACATGAAAAAATTCACACCAATCCCTCAAAACAAAAAAACCACCCGAAAGGTGGTTCTTAAGAGATATAGTTATTGCTCCCGTCCTGAAATAGCGATACAAAAAAGAAATCGTTATCATGGAAGAAAGAAACAATTATGTGAAAAGCACTCAGCGCGATTACAGTATGTCTTTTAAATTGAGTGTTGTAAAAGAAATCGAGTCTGGGGAGTTATCTACTGTGGGTGCCTGCCGTAAGTATGGTATCCAAGCCCGAAGCACTGTTGTGAGTTGGCTTAGAAAATTTGGTACCTTTGATTGGGAGAACCAAACACCATCGAATATGCCAAAGTCACCAGAACAAAAGATTATGGAGCTTGAAGCCTAGGTAAAGCTTTTGCAAAAACAGAAAGCTTTACTTGAGAAACAGGCTTATGTGGCGGATAAAAAAGCCATTATTTTCGATATGATGATCAACCTTGCCGAAGAGGAATATCAAATTGACATACGAAAAAACTCACCACCGGAACTAT
This DNA window, taken from Chryseobacterium sp. 6424, encodes the following:
- a CDS encoding transposase, with the protein product MEERNNYVKSTQRDYSMSFKLSVVKEIESGELSTVGACRKYGIQARSTVVSWLRKFGTFDWENQTPSNMPKSPEQKIMELEA